A stretch of the Pirellulales bacterium genome encodes the following:
- a CDS encoding glycosyltransferase family 39 protein, whose protein sequence is MIAEIGSNLPSVPSPVYRAGTNGRAQLLALFGALTSLVFVSQGWRGAFTGLDYDQVINTDEARQLLDDGRLPQVGALASVGSYNPPGTAWLIVPGMLTKNPQFYERIGAVGLGALTLLGLWLLTRTCADDRTAALVVILYAFSALGLFFATSLWPRAKPGAYVWMAYFILLWATRRQSRYLAASLIVYSLGLLVFLEMAPALLAILLVWLVYRPPVRVGAVAIAALVSGVIWAPHLAFEARRNFSDLTGQVLLVNLFPDTNSHLAAYGEALGTWNASQHALGDFAPKVSEVPPGSWGQKAKKLFFRGFHFVQNLVALLLYENPLGLIAIPIFLLPLVAWGSRICHLPQRMQSRREISWLGMVVLVMAVIANQKTAEMLMGRSLDGGEAAKIWLVEGVIALVGIALVCRKLTARSLNCVERFFAPVSTPQDAQALQIVFLCFVGPWLGLSLVAGLVKYCWWLWGLQVVMLGVGASYIPRRCGWPHWSVVLVETLAVVSIVCNAATFHRAGAWRMDGLAGAVPPIVQAADALAEQFQAADHSPDVPIGYQLFFNGYELLGHGLDTRYKIGAPLDQYFAERYGIINQRDNAEGFSGDDLYRIVETVPRPSKLNRFRFNDAAEFERLKQFDHYQLWKRKVAPLGADAATPAKSAP, encoded by the coding sequence GGCGTGGTGCGTTTACGGGTCTCGATTATGACCAGGTAATCAACACCGACGAGGCGCGACAATTGCTCGACGACGGGCGGCTGCCGCAAGTGGGCGCCTTGGCAAGCGTGGGTTCTTACAACCCACCGGGTACGGCCTGGTTGATTGTGCCAGGGATGCTAACGAAGAATCCTCAGTTTTATGAGCGAATAGGCGCCGTAGGCCTGGGAGCACTGACGCTCTTAGGTCTGTGGCTGCTCACCCGTACCTGTGCCGATGACCGCACGGCGGCGCTCGTCGTCATACTCTACGCGTTTTCTGCGCTGGGTTTATTCTTTGCAACGTCGCTGTGGCCGCGCGCGAAGCCCGGCGCCTATGTGTGGATGGCGTATTTCATTTTGTTATGGGCTACGCGACGCCAATCGCGTTACCTGGCTGCCAGTTTGATCGTTTATTCGCTCGGGCTATTGGTGTTCCTCGAAATGGCGCCGGCGCTGCTGGCAATCCTACTGGTGTGGCTGGTTTATCGGCCACCAGTGCGAGTGGGTGCAGTGGCCATAGCCGCCTTGGTCTCCGGTGTCATTTGGGCGCCACACCTGGCGTTCGAGGCACGGCGCAATTTCAGCGATTTGACAGGACAGGTGCTGCTGGTCAATTTGTTTCCCGATACGAACAGCCATCTAGCGGCCTACGGCGAGGCGCTTGGTACCTGGAATGCCTCCCAGCATGCATTGGGGGACTTTGCGCCGAAGGTCAGCGAAGTTCCGCCTGGTTCCTGGGGGCAAAAGGCGAAGAAGCTTTTCTTTCGCGGATTTCACTTCGTCCAAAATCTCGTTGCATTGCTGCTCTACGAAAATCCTTTGGGGCTGATCGCGATTCCTATTTTCTTGCTTCCACTCGTGGCCTGGGGCAGTCGGATATGCCATTTACCGCAGCGGATGCAATCGCGACGAGAGATTTCCTGGCTCGGGATGGTCGTCTTGGTAATGGCCGTAATTGCCAACCAGAAAACGGCCGAGATGCTCATGGGCCGAAGTCTGGACGGAGGCGAGGCCGCCAAGATCTGGCTCGTTGAGGGAGTGATTGCGCTCGTCGGGATAGCACTTGTTTGCCGAAAGCTGACGGCACGATCGCTTAATTGTGTCGAGCGTTTTTTTGCCCCTGTTTCGACGCCGCAAGACGCCCAAGCGTTGCAAATCGTATTTTTGTGCTTTGTCGGCCCCTGGCTTGGCCTATCTCTTGTCGCGGGCCTAGTAAAATACTGCTGGTGGTTGTGGGGATTGCAGGTCGTGATGTTGGGTGTCGGAGCATCCTATATCCCCCGACGGTGCGGCTGGCCGCACTGGAGCGTTGTCTTAGTGGAAACGCTGGCGGTCGTCAGCATTGTCTGCAACGCGGCCACGTTCCATCGGGCCGGTGCCTGGCGGATGGATGGACTTGCCGGCGCCGTGCCGCCCATTGTGCAGGCCGCCGACGCCCTGGCTGAGCAATTCCAGGCGGCCGATCATTCGCCCGATGTGCCGATCGGCTATCAGTTGTTTTTCAATGGTTACGAACTGCTGGGACACGGTTTGGACACGCGTTACAAAATTGGCGCGCCGCTTGATCAGTATTTCGCCGAGCGATATGGCATCATCAACCAGCGCGACAATGCGGAGGGATTCTCGGGGGATGACTTGTACCGGATCGTCGAAACAGTACCGCGGCCGAGCAAGCTAAATCGATTCCGATTTAACGATGCCGCGGAATTCGAGCGGCTCAAGCAGTTCGACCACTACCAACTTTGGAAGCGGAAAGTCGCGCCCCTCGGTGCCGACGCCGCAACTCCTGCCAAATCTGCCCCGTGA
- a CDS encoding WD40 repeat domain-containing protein, which produces MSEPVPQKADPAQTHVAIEWKYSCPFVSCRFDPTGRFVFAGAQDMTVQRWEIGSGTNVSLTGHSSWVRALGFSPDGQSLYSGGYEGRLVWWPATVDKPEPARSIEAHTGWLRCLAVSPDGQLIATGGNDNLVKLWKAADGTLTQTLSGHAANVFSVQFHPAGQWLLSGDLLGQVHQWELSTAKLLRTFDAKELHTYEKGQAVNYGGVRSMALSPDGKSLACSGLHKATNPLGAVQDPLIMEFDWDSAKPRISHAPDAKTIAWRAVYHPEGFLLVGCGGTDPLLLFFKSDQDKEFSRFKMPNTARDMDLHRDGVQVVTAHFDNHVRISRMAPKPA; this is translated from the coding sequence ATGAGCGAGCCGGTGCCGCAGAAAGCTGATCCCGCGCAGACGCACGTCGCGATCGAATGGAAATACTCGTGCCCGTTCGTATCGTGCCGTTTCGACCCGACGGGACGTTTCGTGTTCGCCGGCGCCCAAGATATGACCGTGCAGCGCTGGGAAATTGGGAGCGGGACGAATGTCTCGCTGACGGGCCATTCGAGCTGGGTTCGCGCGCTCGGTTTTTCCCCCGACGGCCAATCATTGTATTCAGGCGGCTACGAAGGGCGACTCGTGTGGTGGCCCGCCACGGTCGACAAACCCGAGCCGGCTCGATCGATCGAGGCTCATACCGGTTGGCTGCGATGCTTGGCCGTCAGCCCCGATGGGCAACTCATTGCCACCGGCGGCAACGACAACCTGGTAAAGCTGTGGAAGGCTGCGGACGGCACTCTCACGCAAACGCTCTCTGGCCACGCGGCTAACGTGTTCAGCGTGCAATTTCATCCCGCGGGACAATGGCTGCTCTCGGGCGACCTGCTAGGGCAAGTGCATCAGTGGGAATTATCCACAGCCAAACTGTTACGCACGTTCGATGCCAAGGAACTGCACACGTACGAGAAAGGCCAGGCGGTGAACTACGGAGGCGTGCGCAGCATGGCACTTTCGCCCGACGGTAAGTCGTTGGCCTGTTCGGGCCTGCACAAAGCGACCAATCCGCTGGGTGCCGTGCAAGATCCCCTCATCATGGAATTCGACTGGGATTCGGCCAAACCGCGCATCTCCCACGCGCCCGATGCCAAGACCATCGCCTGGCGCGCCGTTTATCATCCGGAGGGATTCTTATTGGTCGGCTGCGGCGGAACCGATCCGTTGCTGTTGTTCTTCAAGTCGGACCAGGACAAAGAGTTTTCCCGCTTCAAGATGCCCAACACAGCCCGCGATATGGACCTGCATCGCGACGGCGTGCAAGTCGTGACCGCGCACTTCGACAATCACGTGCGCATCAGCCGCATGGCGCCCAAGCCAGCTTGA
- a CDS encoding DUF1501 domain-containing protein translates to MRCTYACHSSEHLLARRRFLGQLAVGSGVIVGGLGALTRPATAEQLANKQKRILCFNMHGGLSQLESWDPKPGTDTGGPFRAIPTSVPGVHISELLPHVAQQMQHLMIVRGVNTKEDDHGKGAYMMTTGRRQTPAADYPSLGAVTAKALAPQDSAVPGHIRITPGGGGGRSEDAAYLGPRFASVVLGNGNPPANSARDAALTPAADEQRNLLRRHADDRFLSRRRTAQTDAYTYSYEQAQRLMGERDLFDVSKEPPQDLERYGTYDLGRHCLLARRLLSGGATFVQVSHSNYDTHNENFDFHLEQVGEFDRSFAALVADLADRGMLDSTLIVVLSEFGRTPRINHFYGRDHWSAAWSVLVAGCGVQHGGAFGKTNANGTEVAEHQVDHAQLFHTYLTAVGLDPTDSFDIGGRPMPVADPASSAIKELLA, encoded by the coding sequence ATGCGCTGTACCTATGCTTGCCACTCGTCCGAGCACCTGTTGGCGCGACGTCGCTTTTTGGGGCAACTTGCGGTGGGCAGCGGCGTGATAGTCGGCGGTTTGGGCGCCCTCACCCGGCCGGCAACGGCCGAGCAGCTGGCCAACAAACAAAAACGCATCCTGTGCTTCAACATGCACGGCGGTCTGAGCCAGTTGGAAAGCTGGGATCCTAAGCCCGGCACTGATACAGGCGGACCATTTCGCGCCATTCCGACGTCGGTGCCCGGTGTCCATATCTCGGAGTTGCTACCGCATGTCGCCCAGCAGATGCAGCACCTGATGATTGTCCGCGGCGTGAACACGAAAGAGGACGACCATGGCAAAGGCGCCTACATGATGACGACAGGGCGCCGTCAGACGCCGGCGGCCGACTACCCTTCACTGGGGGCCGTAACCGCTAAAGCGCTGGCGCCGCAGGATAGCGCCGTTCCGGGTCACATTCGCATTACTCCTGGCGGAGGAGGAGGCCGCAGCGAAGACGCCGCGTATCTCGGGCCGCGATTTGCGAGTGTCGTATTGGGCAATGGTAACCCGCCGGCTAATAGTGCCCGCGACGCCGCGCTGACGCCGGCCGCTGACGAACAGCGGAACCTGCTGCGTCGCCACGCAGACGATCGTTTTCTGTCGCGCCGCCGCACGGCGCAAACCGATGCCTATACCTACAGCTATGAGCAGGCTCAGCGGCTGATGGGCGAGCGCGATCTGTTCGACGTCAGCAAGGAACCGCCTCAAGACCTCGAACGCTACGGCACGTACGACCTCGGCCGGCACTGCTTGTTGGCCCGGCGATTGTTGTCTGGCGGGGCCACGTTCGTTCAGGTCAGCCATTCCAACTACGACACGCACAACGAAAACTTCGATTTCCATCTCGAGCAAGTGGGAGAATTCGATCGCTCGTTCGCGGCGCTCGTGGCCGATCTGGCGGATCGTGGTATGCTCGACAGTACGCTGATCGTTGTACTGAGTGAATTTGGCCGCACGCCCAGGATCAATCACTTCTATGGGCGCGATCACTGGTCTGCCGCTTGGAGCGTGCTGGTGGCTGGCTGCGGAGTGCAACATGGCGGCGCTTTTGGCAAAACAAACGCCAATGGCACCGAAGTCGCAGAACATCAGGTGGACCACGCCCAATTGTTCCACACGTATCTGACCGCGGTGGGGCTCGACCCGACCGATTCCTTTGATATTGGCGGCCGACCCATGCCGGTGGCTGATCCCGCTTCCTCGGCGATCAAGGAGTTGCTGGCATGA
- a CDS encoding DUF1549 domain-containing protein — MPRPAEHVIPSFGRCAAPAASVLLALCLVSGTVRLARADDALHEQIDRLIEADQLVPLALPATDAEFLRRASLDLMGRIPSTAEARAFADDPTPDKRTRLIDRLLASPDYARHMATVFDVSLMERRPEKNVPIADWQRYLYESIAANKPYDQLVREILSADGVDAAQRAPARFYLDREGEANLLARDVGRIFLGMDLQCAQCHDHPIISDYYQADYQGLYAFFNRSVLFTDKEKKVFFAEKADGDVNYQSVFDASRKGTALPQIPGGQPMVEPTFNKGEEYTVAPADGVRPIPKYSRRAQLATELTSGRHRSFDRAIVNRLWAHLMGRGLVDPVDLHHSDNPPSHPAVLALLADAFPAMKYDVKALLTEMARTRIYARSIDLPSDLPSRGAQLEPQLAMWEDERARLDTIADASQKAAAKIGAELSAARTAAAPVQEEHAKAQIAAAEAKKNADAAVATFTSAQNALPGKEDAARLLFEAAAKTAEAAQKLADDKELVEAATKLKARTDQLTVEVATLTKAVADGPAAVKATTEQLSGAQQALAAIAPRLEPLQAQVTALLTQAKAADVQARDDRIAQSAIVGRIEDAKTVVGFSKALALVDVSRTAAVTTEAARVEARQSLANFQIEMDRNNQTFATAQQASSAAAAAVEAARKQQADKQSTLDAVKEALSKTELAQQKLPSAGDLAQAVQSLKTKVDELDAEMKTTQAAVAEQETVSKSAIVKTSAAQQAVNTATEQHSKLAEHATLAEQAVAAAQQKVDADLAAVDELRKRVIDRTSVRCAVAVLKHLTPEQLARSIMQASGVVDRERAGVEAEWQKNHPTPDKAAQAARTREIDQALNDKLQPSVRVFVSLFAAGPGQPQQSFQATVDQALFLANGGQVRSWLAPADGNLTDRLVKLTDPSETAIELYLTVLSRLPTAMESAEVTNYLANRAADRPAALQELEWALFSAAEFRFNH, encoded by the coding sequence ATGCCCCGCCCCGCGGAACACGTAATTCCCTCCTTCGGACGCTGCGCGGCCCCGGCTGCGTCGGTGCTTCTGGCGCTGTGTCTTGTTTCAGGCACAGTCCGGCTGGCCCGGGCCGATGACGCATTGCACGAGCAAATCGATCGGCTGATCGAGGCCGATCAGTTGGTGCCGCTCGCTCTGCCCGCCACCGACGCCGAGTTTCTCCGCCGGGCGTCACTGGATCTGATGGGTCGCATCCCCTCGACCGCTGAAGCCCGGGCATTTGCCGACGATCCGACGCCCGACAAACGTACCAGGTTAATCGACCGTTTGCTGGCGAGCCCGGATTATGCCCGGCACATGGCCACGGTGTTCGATGTGTCATTGATGGAACGCCGGCCAGAGAAGAACGTGCCGATCGCTGATTGGCAACGCTATCTGTACGAATCGATCGCGGCCAACAAACCGTACGATCAGTTGGTCCGCGAGATCCTCTCGGCTGACGGAGTCGACGCGGCGCAGCGCGCGCCGGCACGCTTTTATCTCGACCGCGAAGGAGAAGCCAACCTGCTCGCGCGCGACGTGGGTCGCATCTTCCTGGGCATGGACTTGCAATGCGCCCAGTGCCACGATCATCCCATCATCTCGGACTACTATCAGGCCGACTACCAGGGGCTGTACGCGTTCTTCAACCGCAGCGTCTTGTTCACCGACAAGGAAAAGAAGGTCTTCTTCGCCGAGAAAGCCGATGGTGACGTCAACTACCAGTCGGTCTTCGACGCGTCGCGCAAAGGGACCGCCCTGCCGCAGATCCCCGGCGGCCAGCCCATGGTTGAGCCCACCTTCAACAAAGGTGAAGAATACACGGTCGCTCCGGCCGACGGCGTACGCCCTATCCCCAAATACAGCCGCCGCGCGCAGTTGGCCACGGAGTTGACTTCGGGCCGCCACAGATCATTCGACCGCGCTATCGTCAACCGGCTGTGGGCCCACCTGATGGGCCGCGGATTGGTCGACCCGGTGGATCTGCACCACAGCGACAATCCACCTTCGCATCCCGCCGTGCTCGCGCTCTTGGCCGACGCATTCCCGGCGATGAAGTACGACGTCAAGGCGCTCTTAACTGAAATGGCGCGAACAAGAATCTATGCCCGCTCAATCGATTTGCCGAGCGACCTTCCCAGTCGAGGTGCCCAGCTCGAACCACAGCTCGCGATGTGGGAAGACGAACGGGCGCGATTAGACACCATTGCCGACGCTTCGCAGAAGGCGGCCGCGAAGATTGGCGCCGAGCTATCCGCGGCGCGCACCGCGGCTGCGCCAGTACAGGAGGAACACGCCAAAGCGCAAATCGCGGCCGCGGAAGCGAAGAAGAACGCCGATGCGGCTGTCGCCACATTCACTTCCGCTCAGAATGCCCTGCCCGGTAAAGAGGACGCTGCCAGGCTGCTCTTCGAGGCCGCTGCTAAGACGGCCGAGGCGGCACAGAAGCTCGCAGACGACAAGGAACTCGTCGAGGCCGCCACCAAACTTAAGGCCCGCACCGATCAATTGACCGTTGAAGTAGCGACACTCACCAAGGCCGTTGCCGATGGTCCTGCCGCGGTAAAAGCCACGACCGAGCAACTTTCTGGCGCCCAACAAGCGCTTGCGGCAATCGCGCCCCGACTGGAGCCATTGCAAGCGCAAGTCACCGCTTTGCTCACGCAAGCCAAGGCGGCCGACGTACAAGCACGCGACGACAGGATTGCTCAGTCCGCGATCGTCGGACGCATCGAGGATGCGAAAACGGTGGTTGGCTTTTCCAAGGCGCTGGCGTTAGTCGATGTTTCGCGCACCGCGGCGGTTACTACCGAGGCCGCGCGGGTCGAGGCCCGCCAATCGCTTGCCAACTTCCAGATCGAAATGGACCGCAACAACCAAACCTTCGCCACGGCCCAACAAGCGTCCTCCGCGGCCGCTGCTGCCGTCGAGGCGGCTCGCAAGCAGCAAGCCGATAAGCAATCGACGCTCGACGCGGTAAAGGAAGCACTATCAAAGACCGAGCTTGCCCAGCAGAAGCTACCCTCGGCCGGCGACCTGGCTCAGGCGGTCCAATCGCTCAAGACCAAGGTGGACGAGCTCGACGCAGAGATGAAAACGACCCAAGCCGCGGTCGCCGAGCAGGAGACCGTCTCCAAGTCGGCCATCGTGAAAACCTCAGCCGCGCAACAAGCTGTCAACACCGCGACAGAGCAGCACTCGAAACTTGCCGAACACGCGACCCTAGCCGAGCAAGCCGTCGCCGCCGCACAGCAAAAAGTCGATGCCGATCTGGCAGCAGTTGACGAGCTGCGAAAACGAGTGATCGACCGCACCAGCGTTCGCTGTGCGGTGGCTGTCCTCAAGCACCTCACGCCCGAACAGCTCGCCCGGAGCATCATGCAGGCCTCGGGCGTTGTCGACCGAGAGCGGGCAGGCGTTGAGGCGGAATGGCAAAAGAACCACCCCACGCCCGACAAGGCGGCTCAAGCAGCCAGGACGCGCGAGATCGATCAAGCGCTGAACGATAAGCTCCAGCCCTCGGTCCGAGTATTTGTATCGCTATTTGCCGCCGGGCCCGGCCAGCCGCAACAGAGCTTTCAGGCGACGGTCGACCAGGCGTTATTTCTTGCGAATGGCGGGCAGGTGCGCTCGTGGCTCGCACCGGCCGACGGCAATCTCACCGATCGGCTGGTCAAGCTAACTGATCCATCAGAGACTGCAATCGAGCTGTATTTGACTGTGCTGTCGCGTTTGCCGACTGCCATGGAGTCGGCCGAGGTGACGAATTATCTCGCCAACCGTGCAGCCGATCGACCGGCCGCGTTGCAAGAGCTGGAGTGGGCGCTATTTTCCGCTGCCGAGTTCCGCTTCAATCACTGA
- a CDS encoding DUF1559 domain-containing protein yields the protein MKSTHDRSYSSYKRREGFTLVELLVVIAIIGILVGLLLPAVQAAREAARKSQCKNNLRQLGLALQNFESARGVLPTGGQGSKAVPGQPGVFATGFDVQGTYAYLLPYIEQSQIAALINYTYAYNDKRAPNNQVAAKTPVPGFICPSNGLINDDPQGYAQADYSPTVGTSIDPTTGLPNGATQMPGALGLGSTYMAQITDGTSQTIMVAEDNPINFLTVFPNVGGGSQDPIWGPGNNADQQITDPTYGTISNRATNRWAEPDKSINVSGPSSNALSKNIINNNSVPVGGPTNCLWSSGDCGPNGEIFSLHPGGAHVLLCDGSAQFLAENIDFRVIRCLLTRDEGQPTPTFQ from the coding sequence ATGAAATCCACACACGACCGTTCCTACAGTTCCTACAAGCGACGCGAGGGCTTTACGCTAGTTGAGTTACTCGTCGTCATTGCAATCATTGGCATTTTGGTCGGCTTGCTGCTGCCGGCCGTGCAAGCCGCCCGCGAAGCGGCTCGCAAGTCGCAATGCAAGAATAATCTGCGGCAGCTAGGCTTGGCTCTGCAGAACTTCGAGTCGGCCCGCGGCGTTCTCCCCACCGGTGGCCAGGGTTCCAAGGCAGTGCCAGGCCAACCTGGCGTTTTCGCCACCGGCTTCGACGTCCAAGGCACGTACGCGTACTTGCTTCCCTACATCGAGCAATCGCAAATAGCAGCCCTGATCAACTACACGTATGCCTATAACGACAAGCGCGCCCCGAACAATCAGGTGGCTGCCAAAACCCCCGTGCCGGGTTTCATCTGCCCGTCAAACGGACTGATTAATGACGACCCTCAGGGATACGCCCAAGCTGATTACTCGCCGACAGTCGGAACGTCAATCGATCCGACCACCGGCTTGCCCAATGGCGCCACGCAAATGCCGGGTGCTCTCGGGCTGGGCAGCACCTACATGGCGCAAATCACCGACGGCACAAGCCAGACCATCATGGTCGCGGAAGACAACCCCATCAACTTCCTGACGGTTTTTCCGAATGTCGGCGGCGGAAGTCAGGACCCGATCTGGGGGCCGGGCAACAATGCGGATCAACAGATCACAGATCCGACCTACGGGACCATTTCCAATCGCGCCACGAATCGCTGGGCTGAACCGGACAAGAGCATCAACGTATCCGGCCCCTCGAGCAACGCCTTAAGCAAAAACATCATCAACAACAATAGCGTGCCTGTCGGTGGACCGACTAATTGCCTGTGGAGTAGCGGGGATTGCGGGCCCAACGGCGAGATATTCAGCCTGCACCCAGGCGGCGCGCACGTGCTCTTGTGCGACGGCAGCGCCCAATTCCTGGCAGAGAACATCGATTTCCGCGTGATCCGTTGCTTGCTGACGCGTGACGAAGGGCAGCCCACCCCGACGTTCCAGTAG